A genomic region of Mus musculus strain C57BL/6J chromosome 7, GRCm38.p6 C57BL/6J contains the following coding sequences:
- the Gm6902 gene encoding serine/threonine kinase-like: MTEQDLKMMEQDLKACYSIEENFDTNYKMLNTLGEGKFSVVKRAFHVPTSTSVAVKILQNTKEYTSPICREARIMKSLSHPNIIKLFHVVQRRETTYLVMEYASEGELQDRIIKVGSLEESETRRLFAQIVHAVQYCHDHHIVHRDIKASNILIDYRGNAKLCDFGLAAEVIPGQKLAGFCGTLPYCAPELLQAEKYEGPPVDIWSLGVLLFLMVSGNLPFQGRYFVDLKQEIISANFSIPSHVSIDILNVIIELLMINPSRRPTIHQIMRHPMIRGSEACLPPTSTQISQAPQATALSGP; encoded by the coding sequence ATGACGGAGCAGGATCTGAAGATGATGGAGCAGGATCTGAAGGCCTGCTACTCAATTGAAGAGAACTTCGACACTAACTATAAGATGCTGAACACACTGGGTGAAGGAAAATTTTCAGTGGTGAAACGAGCCTTCCATGTCCCCACAAGTACCTCTGTGGCTGTAAAAATTCTCCAAAACACCAAGGAGTACACCTCACCCATCTGCAGGGAAGCCAGGATTATGAAATCACTTAGCCATCCTAACATTATCAAGCTGTTTCATGTGGTCCAGAGAAGAGAGACTACCTACCTGGTGATGGAGTATGCCTCAGAGGGAGAGCTACAAGATCGCATCATCAAAGTGGGGTCTTTAGAGGAGAGCGAGACTCGAAGGCTGTTTGCCCAGATAGTACATGCAGTGCAGTACTGCCATGACCATCACATTGTCCATAGAGACATAAAGGCCAGCAACATCTTGATCGACTACAGGGGAAATGCCAAGCTGTGTGATTTTGGCTTGGCTGCTGAAGTGATTCCTGGACAAAAGCTGGCAGGTTTCTGTGGCACGCTGCCCTACTGTGCCCCGGAACTCTTGCAAGCAGAGAAATATGAGGGCCCCCCTGTAGATATCTGGAGTTTAGGGGTCCTCCTGTTCCTCATGGTATCTGGGAACTTGCCTTTCCAAGGCAGGTATTTTGTGGACTTAAAGCAGGAGATCATCTCTGCAAACTTCAGCATCCCTTCCCATGTTTCCATTGATATTCTCAATGTCATCATTGAACTGCTGATGATCAATCCCAGCAGGAGGCCAACCATCCACCAAATCATGAGGCACCCCATGATCAGGGGCAGTGAGGCATGTTTACCACCTACTTCCACACAGATTTCCCAGGCACCCCAAGCCACAGCATTGTCAGGACCATGA